The Candidatus Polarisedimenticolia bacterium nucleotide sequence CCGCGACGCCTTCGGCCGCCACACCCATCTGGTCGACCAGATCGGCCGGGCCGACATCGAGATATCGCTTCCCAGCCTGATCACCATGAACGACCGGGCCGCGGCGGCGTGGGGGCTGGAGAACCGCACGCCCTTCCTCGATCATCGCATCGTGGAGTTGGCCTTTCAGCTTCCCCCGGAGCTGAAGATCCGGGACATGGAGCAGAAAGTGATCTTACGGAAGGTGGCGCGCGGGCTCGTGCCGGATTCGATCATCGACCGCAAGGACAAGAAAGGGTTGATCGTGCCGATCCAGCAATGGCTGGAAAAGGATCTGCGGGCTTGGGCCGCCGGCGAGGTGGCCGCCCTCAAGAAGAAGGCTTTCTACCGCAAGGTTCCGTGCCAGGGAGCGACGCGCGGAGAGTTCGACCGGCGCACTTATACCCTGTTGTCGCTCGGCCTCTGGCAAAGGAACGTAGTGTCCGTCCCACGTCGTAAGAGGATGGAAGTCGGAGACCGTCTGCGTTTCCGCAAAGGGAAGGGGGGCCTCTCCTCCGCATCTCAGGCTGACCACGCTGCGGCGGATGAGACGATGGGACAGGAAACCGAGAGCCTCTAGGGACTTCTCCCCGCCCGAGATTCACCGCCGCAGCCATCCACCGCCCGGATCAATTCCCGAATCGCAGATTCTGAGGTGAGGAGGGAGGCGCCTTGTCGATGAGGGTCTGGGATCCGGAGGCGATCGTGTTCCCCTTGTTCCCCAAGGAATCGAGCAGGCTGTTCAAGGGAAGACTGAAGGTCCCGAGCCCATCGGCCACGCTCGAATTGACGGCGAAGGATCCCATGAACGTGCTGCCGGGAACAGTCCCGCTGAGGACGATCACGGTCGTGGTTCCGTCGCTCTCCAGGAAGGTCAGCGGCCCCGGCAGCTGGACCACGGAGGTCAATGTGGACAGCGTCACGGAAACCGTGCCCGGGCCCGTAGGCGAGGGGTCGCTCAGGCTCAGAT carries:
- a CDS encoding asparagine synthase-related protein yields the protein RDAFGRHTHLVDQIGRADIEISLPSLITMNDRAAAAWGLENRTPFLDHRIVELAFQLPPELKIRDMEQKVILRKVARGLVPDSIIDRKDKKGLIVPIQQWLEKDLRAWAAGEVAALKKKAFYRKVPCQGATRGEFDRRTYTLLSLGLWQRNVVSVPRRKRMEVGDRLRFRKGKGGLSSASQADHAAADETMGQETESL